In Candidatus Hydrogenedentota bacterium, a genomic segment contains:
- a CDS encoding exo-alpha-sialidase, protein MRRFSAAAIIVGFLALPAWSQLILPEFEKNVETYRAFGQEHPGPYKHPAAITQLANGDLYIAYYGGANEYDDGTAVYGSRQKAGEDMWSFPAVIADTPFQGDGNPVVWQAPDGLVWLFYVNRIGETWCSSRIKAKVSKDGAETWSDSVTLSYEEGTMVRGQPIVLNDGNYLLPVYHETGEDREMSAADTCSYFLRHDPKTRTWTESSRIISPTGNLQAQVVQLTDDHLFCFMRRGGDFEPTTDGWMIRSDSHDGGRTWSPGVNTDIPNCNSAVDLIKLASGSLMLVYNDNMNDRTPLTVAVSKDGGKTWPHKRNIAGGDNTFAYPYFVQAKDGKVHLVYTTNGRTTIMHAVFEEAAITEYTND, encoded by the coding sequence ATGCGACGTTTTTCAGCCGCCGCGATCATTGTTGGGTTTCTGGCCCTTCCGGCCTGGTCCCAGCTCATTCTGCCCGAGTTCGAAAAAAATGTGGAGACATACCGCGCCTTCGGCCAGGAGCATCCCGGCCCCTACAAGCATCCCGCGGCCATCACCCAGCTCGCGAACGGCGACCTCTACATCGCCTACTATGGCGGCGCGAACGAGTACGACGACGGCACGGCGGTCTATGGGTCGCGGCAGAAGGCCGGGGAGGACATGTGGTCGTTTCCGGCGGTGATCGCGGACACCCCGTTCCAGGGCGACGGCAATCCCGTGGTTTGGCAGGCGCCCGACGGGCTGGTCTGGCTCTTCTATGTCAACCGCATCGGGGAGACCTGGTGCTCCTCACGCATCAAGGCGAAAGTGTCCAAGGACGGCGCGGAGACCTGGTCCGACTCGGTGACCCTCAGCTACGAGGAGGGCACCATGGTGCGCGGCCAGCCCATCGTGCTGAACGACGGAAACTATCTCCTGCCGGTGTACCACGAGACGGGCGAGGACCGTGAAATGTCCGCCGCGGACACGTGCAGCTATTTCCTGCGCCACGACCCCAAAACCCGCACCTGGACCGAGAGTTCCCGCATTATTTCCCCCACGGGAAACCTTCAGGCGCAGGTGGTCCAGCTCACGGACGACCATCTATTCTGTTTCATGCGCCGGGGCGGCGACTTCGAGCCCACCACCGACGGCTGGATGATCCGCAGTGACTCGCACGACGGCGGGCGCACCTGGTCGCCCGGCGTGAACACGGACATCCCCAACTGCAATTCGGCGGTGGACCTCATCAAGCTGGCCAGCGGCAGCCTGATGCTGGTCTACAACGACAACATGAACGACCGCACCCCCCTCACCGTCGCGGTCAGCAAGGACGGCGGGAAGACCTGGCCCCACAAGCGCAACATCGCCGGGGGCGACAACACCTTTGCCTACCCCTATTTCGTCCAGGCAAAGGACGGGAAGGTCCACTTGGTCTACACCACCAACGGCCGCACCACCATCATGCACGCCGTCTTCGAGGAGGCCGCCATCACGGAGTACACCAACGACTGA